In Vicia villosa cultivar HV-30 ecotype Madison, WI linkage group LG7, Vvil1.0, whole genome shotgun sequence, the DNA window atatatatatatatatatatatatatatatatatatatatatatatatatatatatatatatatatatatatatatatatatatatatatatatatatatatatatatatatatatatatatttaatataattatgtgCCTTCACCATACAAAAAATTGAGTGtatatttctccataaaagttgAGCCACAAATTAATCACAAAATGATAATTTGAAATCACATAGAATTTTAAAATTGTGTACCTTTTCATCAAATACTGCACTTGATAATGGACCATTATATTCTAATTACGTTGAATTTATTTATCAAAAGTTGCAACGGTTCAAGTGGTAGTCACATTGCTCTAGCAAATAAAGTTCAAAATGTTGTCTCAGTTCATTATGGCACCGGCAGATCCATTGGTCTAGCAaataaaagttcaaaatattgtcTCAATTCATTATGGCACCGACAGATCCATAGTACCGTTTTGGAGTTGTTGCAGCAAATAAGTTCTTGTATAATAGGATGGCATCTTGCAAGAGATAGAGATAAGAAATTATATTGAAAAAGAATTTTCCATGGCCTATCTATTATGATTATTCGTACAACTTTTTCAATAGTTATGTTTCTTTTCCATAGTCTTTATATTTGACTATATATGAGCATGTCAATCTTTTTTCCAATTCAATGTTGGTGAATTATTATGTCTAACACCACTATTTGCATACTTGAAATAAAAGCCTCGACAATTCTTGAActactataagattgttagaaaattaatttaaaccgaatagaatcgaggctagaatcgtgtacggaacactttccttatagtatttcaagcactcccaatttgtcttggagtttctacgcaggaatacccaggataaatcagccttctcgagtttgcgcaagaccgacgaaaactcgaatgtagcgaagagtgctctggaattattctaAAGGATTTGCATTTTTTCTGATTAAGAATTCTGAATCCAAAGTTATGATTTTATAGGCCATgctgatattgtttcacaaggtagcgacccttggtgaaacaatttaTTTTCCAAGAGATATGACTTTTGGCCCACAGCATGGTTCACCAACAGTTGCAACATTCCATGAAGAGTTACCACTCttcgaattcaaaattcaaatcataacataatttccttgtcattttggaacacacccatattattaattataattaataatttacaacagTAAGATTCTTTGGTTTAGAGAACATAACCATGTGATCAGAATCCTTAATCACTTTCACCTCAGCAAATGGACCACTTCTCTAAATTATCCACTTTTGAAAATCTTCTGTTATTAACTTATCACTTTTACTAATGATAAAAATCTTAGGTACCCTTCCATTCCTATCATTGGTAACTGCTGTTTCCTTCTTCAATAATTCAACATCATTAAAAATCTTAGGTACCCTTCCATTCCTATCATTGGTAACTTTCTGCACTAGTGTATCCCAATGCACGGATCTTTTATTCCCGTACGCTCTCCACAAAAAGTTACTTTGAATACAACGAATCTCCACCAAAACATAAGAAGTCACCTTATAGAAAGATAAGTAATATATGGGAATTGCATTCAGCACCAAATTTATCAACACTACCAGACCAGCCGGAGAGGTGTCTCCTTCTCCAAACAACGAGCATGTCGTTTAAGTTCTTGAGAAAATCCTTCCACCCAGGAGAATTTAAACGGAAAACTGCCAACACTACATGGGAGAAAAAGAAAAGTTGTGTTTACAAACCAATCTCCCGCATTTATACCGTACAACTTGCTTTTGCAAAAATTGACTTTCAGGCCCAACATCAATTTGAACCCCGTTAGAATATCTTTTATACTCCACAAATTCTCGCTACTATCCTCTGCCATAATTATGGTATTATCCGCGAATTGCTGGATATTCACTTCTTCGTTAACGTTAATCTTAAAGTCTACGAAGTCACCTATCTCCACTGCCTTTTGCATTAGCCCAGTTAATCCTTCCATTACAAGAACGAAAAAACGGGGATAATAGATCTCCTTGAAGAAGCCCTCTCTCCATCTTAAAATCCTTCGTCATGCTACCGTTCACTAGCAATGACATAGAGCTAGTGAACACATATCCCTCCATCCATCTAATCTACCTAACTTCAAACCCCCATTTTGTCTAACAAGAAGCTTAAACAATTTCAATTAACATTGTCGTAAACTTTCTCGTAATCAACTTTCAACAACAAGCAtcccctcttttctcttttttccatATCCATCACCTCATTTACCAACAAAACTTCATCCGAAATGTTTCTCCCAGGAATGAAAGCTGATTGATTGCACGAAACTAGCTTCCCTACTAAACATCTAAGCCTCGCCGCCAACAGCTTAGATAAGATTTCAATAAGACAAATGGCCCTATATTCAGCCAAAGATTGAGGATTAAGTCTTTTAGAAATTTAAGTTAGGAACGAAGCGGTACAGGCTTTGGTAAGTTTACCTTTAGAGTGAAAATCCTGCACGAAATTCATGACATCCTTCTTAATTAGATTCCAGAACTGTTTATAGAACTCGATGGTGTAACCATCAGGGCCAACTAGTTTTGTGATATGATCTATGAAACATAAAGCACATATATCGGAAACACTATATCCACACTGAGCAAGCCGATAAGAGCTCTTCATCATATTCGACCATTTCAAAAGAAGAATTGACAGTGATTTACCTCACGGAACACATGATATATGTTCATgccaaaaaggaaatattttctatTCTTAATTAAAGGAGCGAAGCACTTAGTGGTTGAAGTAGAGGAAAGCTAGAATGAGTCAATTTTCCTAGGGAAATCACACAAGTAGGAAAGAAGAATAGAAAGGCACTTTATTTCCTATTTAGGAATGAGCGGCCTACAGGGTGGAAATGATCCTGCAAAGCCAGTCAGGCCAACTCAAACTTTACGAATTAAAAGAAACACTATCTCCTAGTTCAATGTCCGCAATGCAGTTTTCTTGATCGGtttaaatattctaaatatatatatatatatatatatatatatatatatatccgatTTAATTGATGCGGGAAAATTTTTTGTAACCATATTTTGttaattgataagttgtatttaTATTGGATTTTGAATAAGGTAAGAAATGAGTTAAAAATAATTGGTTTGAGATAAATAAGTGTTATTATAGAACTATATGATATATTTGAGATTTGGATTTAAAAGTGATAGTATTTTATAGGGTTTGTTATGTTATGGGCTGGGTGACTGATTATAAATTAGGAGAATAGTACTACTCGTAAGAGCCGTGATTTGTGATTCTTTGCAGATGGATAGGGTTAGGGTTTTGTCGCCGGAAAGCACTGTTGAAAGAAGTAGGCGGCTGACATCGAAACGGAAAGGCGATCTTGTGGATGCTGTTAAAAGAGGCACGCCAGGCACATCGCTGCCGCTGAAATTGGATAGAAAGTCCAGAAAAAAAGCTGATAGAAAAAAACAAATTACAAAAAGACAAATTGCCACCAGAATTGCCAGGGCTGAATATTATAGAATCGAAGAAACCCTAAGTGTATGTATCTCTCTTTAGCTTAGATGATTATTTTTggttaataattttaatgattaattttatTGTTTCTCATAATAATTTTGTCTTTCATATCTCCATAACGTTGATTCATCAGGTATATGATTTTACTGTTGACCCTCCACCAGGCTACTTTGGTGGTGCTCATCCTGTTGTCATAGACAAATCAATTCGCCCTAGGCTCATTAAATATTGTAGAATTGCTTTGAAAAAGTTCAACTATCACAAGAATCAGGTATTAAACCATTCCAAAAACCATTCgtcaaatttattattgatttattattattgttctaATTTTCTTATTTATCTAGGGTCCAGAATTTGATTTTCATAACCTTGTCAAGTCAACCCGTACACATACAATGTTTTATATTACCTTTACGGCGGCAAGAAAACAAGATGCTTTCTCAACAATTTTCCGGACCAAGGTTAAGCGTGACATTGATGGTTCGATTAAGATCTTGTTTTGTGGCATCAAAAGAAAGACTCACCGTTGTAATGTTCTAGACCTCGCTTTTTATAATATCTTTATCTTTGAATCATTTGTTTGGATGTTTGCTATGAATTCCAAtgagaaatttgttttttttttaaaactctctATTTGTTTAGGTCTTCGGAAgcttctgcctcactggaaacaCCTGATTTGTTTAGGTCTTCGGAAGCTCAGAATGCTGGACTGTTGAAAACGACGTTATCGGTCAAATTCCTTCATTATTTCCAACCAAAACTATTGATATGCGCTCGTCAAACCAAAACTATTGATATACGTTTATTATTCTCTTTTGGTTGAAACGGGAAATGAAGTTTGAGGGAGGAAGAATTTCTCTGGATCTTCAgcagttaatttatttaatataatagcAAGTACCCGAATGATTATTGAATGATGTGTATTTAAAGGATGCTTCAACATATGCAGTACAAGATGCTTGATGATCACTATATCAGATGGAATCTTCAAGATTCATCAGACTAGAAGATCATTTGTAGAACTTCTTTACCCTTTCTAGAGCATAAGTCGCCATGAATGTATAAGAATGAAATTATACACATATAACAAACATTATTAGACAATAAAATTGTTCTCTTATAttgtgttatcatcaaaaccaaattaaTGAGCATTGTCCTCAAACCATTTTTGGTTCAATAATAATGAATTGTGGCGGTTGAATAAAAGGGCTAAGTGTAGTAAGAAATCCAAAAGGaaaattataaaaaggaaatatAAGAAAAGACCAAGAATGCGATGAGCGAAGTAAGAGATCAAGCTTTTGACGAGTTATACAAATCCTATGGAGCATTGTTTTAGTTCAGGAATAAATGATATATGGAAGAAGTATTtccataatttatttaattaataaataaatgatttagaTCTTATCGAACTGGAATAGACTAAACACTAGAGAAAATGATATCGGAACAATAACTATTATCGTTGGATTCAAGAACATTAGGTAAAATAGTTGTTGAAAAAGATGAATAATAGTAAGGAAGTTGGGTCACGCAACATTTCTATTGAAATTTGGAAATTTCCATTTCTATTGAAATTTGGAAATTTCTTAGAGATAGAGATGCATTGAGAGACTCACCAAACTTTAGACAATATTATAGGTCAACTAAattgcaaaagaattaaaaagaaGCATTTTAATTATGATCTATAAGAAAAATTAGAGATAGACAAATTTATGTAAATTATAAAAAAGAGGTACTCTTATGAATCATACTATTAGTTGACAATAGCAATATAATTGACAAAAGGACACTCCAACTTTTCTTATTCAATAGAAATATAATCCCAACTCATATACATAATTGTTTGGGACATGATAATCAAGAATACCACATATGATTATAATTAATGATTAGTATTTCTGTGCGATCTCTAGAAGGATAGAACTAAGATTCTTTGGTTTAGAGAACATAACCATGTGATCAGAATCCTTAATCACTTTCACCTCATCAAATGGACCACTTCTCTCAATTATCCACTTCTGAAAATCTTCTGTTATTAACTTATCACTTTTACTTATGATAAAAACCTTAGGTACCCTTCCATTCCTATCATTGGTAACTGCTGTTTCCTTCTTCAATAATTCAACATCATTATAAAGTGGATCCGGTCTCACCAGGGACAATGCAAGGGTCAAGTCCTATAATGCAAAATTACttgatattaataatatttaaatgttaCTAAAATTCATGTGAAAATGTTTATATATACCTCCGGTGGCGATAATTGATACAGCCTGGACGCCAAAAATTTCGGTCCAAGCAATCTAGCAGTTGCAGGTTTGTTAGGTCCATCAAAAAAGAAAAGCTTGCTGTCCATTAAATTAGTGATCCTTATAGCTTCCTGCAAAATAGTAACAAATTTTATATAGTTTTGAGTGGGAATAATAAAATGTGAATTTTGTATACTACCTCTCGACGAATAGTAGGGTATGTGAGATTTTGACTAAGCACGTAAGCAGTAACAAAAACTGCAACAGAAATTTTATGTGGAAACTTTTCCATAGCAACCGATGTAGACACTCCACCAATACTATGACCGACGATTATCACCTTCTCTTTTCGAGGAAGAGATTTCATAAATGTGATCAAAGGTTCGTAATACTGTGAAATTTGACGAATCTGTTGGACCTGTATTGGATTGATACCAGAAGCAGCCAATTCGGCAGTTGTAACATTATGACCTGCTGATTTAAGCATAGTTGCAACGTTATACCAACACCATGCACCATGGTATGCTCCATGAACAAGCACAAAATGTTCACCACTAACACAAACTAAAGGAGAGAGAGTTAACAAgaaaagaatatgaattaagtgCATCTCtcttttcatcatcttgttactTTTGCCCTTTTAAATACTTCTTTTATATATAGTGATTCATAAAAACACTTTACTTAATGATGTAATTaatcttattaattttttttaataatttcttcATTCATATCATCATCACCCTCAACGCATATTTtctttaaacctaaaaaaaatataaagttttAATAACGGTCGCAGTCGCGTTACAGTCACGTAAAAGCTTTCGCAATTTTGATCGTGATCTTGACTTCCTTGGATAACTTGTCAAGACTTCTCAAATCTGTAAGAGACAAAAACCCACTTTCATAAAAACTACCCACCGTCCCCTTGGCGTGAGCTTTATTTGTGTCCATACATTCCTAGTACAATCAACCATCAGAACAACTTTTTCGTATTCCCTTCACATCAACTTTTCGTGTGTAGATTTTTCTCGTAAAATAGTCTTGACATTCATTATTTATAAAGACAGGTCTTTTAATAATTTTCTGCCTTATTTATGATTCTCATCTAATCTTAGCCATCTATGTATTAATTATCATTTTTGATTATGTTATAAAATTGAAAAGTCGAATCACAAAAATTTAATGTGTATCACGTATGGATAAACAACAATTTGTTAAGATGTTATATCTAGGACTCTAACAAAACTATTGTAGTTGCCAAAGCAATAGAAGATGCAGCTATTGATATAATTAAGTGTGTTCCAATTCTCCATCACATTAGAAATATTATGGCGGAACATGAGATTGTTATAGTCTCGCATACTAATAGATTTTCGAATGGGTGTGCGGATATGTTAGCAAAGCGGGGCTGTTCTGATAAAACTTCCATCCTCTATGATGAAGTTCCTGAGTTTCTTGATCCTGGTTGCGGATTCGATTGGAATCAGTAGTAGTTATATGTTTGATAGTTCATAGTTCTCTTTTCTTTTGGGCGTAAGCCCTCTtgtattccaaaaaaaaaaaactagaggaagctaaaaaataaaaagataaataaaattagctaataaaataaaagactttttcattttattcataattccaaatctcttaataagaataaatatatagaaCTAGAACTAGAAATGGATAATAGAGTAAAAGATCTAAAGATTAAAAAGTTCTCAACAATAAAAACCTAACTAAGATAAATTCAACTTCTAACTTATATATTTAAATTGTCTAAACTTAACTTCATAATCCTATCGAAGACTGTATTACCTAAGAATCCACATTAAGCAAAGAATGGATGACTATGAAAAGACTTTGCGAAATAATAAAAATGTGGTGTTAAAGGTTGAGAAAGCAGAAATCATATTAAGATGGGATCCTCCATAGTGTTGAAACTGCAGTTTTTAACAATTCAGTTGACGTAACCGATTACTGTAACCGGCTATAGGCCCGATATTCAGAAACAGAAGTGGCGCAATTGTGGCGTAATCGGTTACGCAAAatgttgtaaccggttacactgaagcaaTGCAGTTTTTCATtttctgttttggttgttttttTAGCTTTCCAACTATTTGTAACTTTGTACTATAAAAGGAGttcactactccattttgttgttaaTGTCAATttgatcactaaccctcaattactctctctctttctctctctctctctctctctctctctctctctatatatatatatatatatatatcattttctctcaatttctttaatcttcatcttctccaattgaACCAAATCCTCCATTGATACACCTTGATTGTTTTCGTATGttctaacatttggcatcaagagctctggtacTGATCCAATTCCGCTGCGGCAATGAGTAATGTTACCTATGATCGAATCCCTACCAACCTACCGATTCTTGATTCGAAGAATTATGACAAGTGGTCTAAACAAATGAAGGTTTTGTTAGGGTATCAAGAAGTTCTCGATATCGTCAACAACGGTGTTACACCACTTGGGGCGGAACCCCCTGCTGCACATCAAGCTACAttcaaagaagagaagaagaaagactacaaagctctcttcttgattcactcTTGCGATGATGGTGATAATTTCGAAAAGGTCGGTGATTGCGAGTCCGCGAGGCAAGCTTGGGTAATTCCGGAGAAAGCTTATGTTGGGGTTGCGAAGGCGAAGGTGGttaggttacaaactcacaagaggcaaTTCGAGTTGACAcaaatggaagagaaggaaacgATCAACGATTATGTGACGTGCATTACACGTTTGGTAAATCGAATTAAGTCGTATGGAGAAACTATTCTAGAGCAGAATGTTGTGTCAAAAATCTTACGTTCTTTGACGTCAAGATTCAACAACATTGTAATGGCTATCTAAGAGTCAAGATTCGTCAGCGAGAGGGTTTAGATATGATTATGGTTTTTGATTATGTAATGAAATTTTATGTAATGAAGTTTTAATCTTTCTGTTTAACTGTCTTAAGGTTATCAACTTAAACTATCAACTCAAACTATCAACTTAAACTGCAAATTGGATAAACTAACAAGCAGATAATGTAATTGAAAATTCAACAGCTTGCGATGAACTTACTCGTAAGAAGCCGTCTTTTAGTTGCATTCCTGTCAAGTTCACTGCATCTTCAACTATCACATTtcataacaaagtaaatattaaacataaagtaGATAAGAATCAgtgtaaaattttcaaatttcaaaccctACTTCAACTAATCTATTTCATATCAACGTAAATATTAAACATGAAGGAGATAAGAAAACACAACAACTTCCAATTTCCAGAAAATCTCTCTGACTTTAgtttgttcttcaaattcttgttcttttttttaatcttcaTACATAACCTTCAAATAGCCCACAACTTCCAACTCTGACTTCATATAACTCTCATCTCCATTTCCCAATGTTTCTCTCATGTCTTCAT includes these proteins:
- the LOC131617988 gene encoding uncharacterized protein LOC131617988 isoform X2; the protein is MINFIVSHNNFVFHISITLIHQVYDFTVDPPPGYFGGAHPVVIDKSIRPRLIKYCRIALKKFNYHKNQGPEFDFHNLVKSTRTHTMFYITFTAARKQDAFSTIFRTKVKRDIDGSIKILFCGIKRKTHRCLRKLLPHWKHLICLGLRKLRMLDC
- the LOC131617989 gene encoding methyl jasmonate esterase 1-like, with amino-acid sequence MMKREMHLIHILFLLTLSPLVCVSGEHFVLVHGAYHGAWCWYNVATMLKSAGHNVTTAELAASGINPIQVQQIRQISQYYEPLITFMKSLPRKEKVIIVGHSIGGVSTSVAMEKFPHKISVAVFVTAYVLSQNLTYPTIRREEAIRITNLMDSKLFFFDGPNKPATARLLGPKFLASRLYQLSPPEDLTLALSLVRPDPLYNDVELLKKETAVTNDRNGRVPKVFIISKSDKLITEDFQKWIIERSGPFDEVKVIKDSDHMVMFSKPKNLSSILLEIAQKY